One Osmerus mordax isolate fOsmMor3 chromosome 16, fOsmMor3.pri, whole genome shotgun sequence genomic window carries:
- the LOC136959251 gene encoding dynein light chain Tctex-type 5-A, which translates to MSNQQPALSQEVLAQFNQTTESWGSPRRRQGSISTLRSSQSQPRDRKGPCHLPMPLRAHPGGVGGSGTPRGSNVSNPNSPFFRRESGALSKRFSFGWLQGGRSSFSGLTLHQYPAVQEEVKLESTYRTGPDQDSRFKAAPIQNLLQATLDSYMEGVCYSPTAGSHLGQVLAEMLRGKVKEVCPPRYKIVCQVVIGQNGNHGVRVVSRCLWDPLLDDFAVATFQNASLFVLAIVHGVYRE; encoded by the coding sequence ATGTCCAACcagcagccagctctctctcaggAGGTCCTGGCCCAGTTCAACCAGACCACAGAATCCTGGGGCTCACCCCGGAGACGCCAAGGGTCTATTTCAACCCTCCGCAGCTCCCAGTCCCAGCCCAGGGACAGGAAGGGTCCTTGCCACCTTCCAATGCCCCTCAGAGCTCACCCTGGGGGGGTTGGTGGTAGTGGAACCCCCAGGGGCTCCAACGTGAGCAACCCCAATTCCCCCTTCTTCCGGCGGGAGTCTGGGGCCCTGAGCAAGAGGTTCTCCTTTGGCTGGCTGCAGGGAGGACGGTCCAGTTTCTCTGGGTTGACTCTTCATCAGTACCCAGCTgtgcaggaggaggtgaagcTGGAGAGCACCTACCGGACCGGGCCTGATCAGGACAGCCGTTTCAAGGCAGCTCCCATTCAGAACCTCCTCCAGGCTACACTGGATAGCTACATGGAAGGGGTCTGCTACAGCCCAACCGCTGGCAGCCATCTTGGGCAGGTGTTGGCAGAGATGTTGAGGGGTAAGGTAAAGGAGGTCTGCCCACCACGCTACAAGATCGTTTGTCAAGTGGTGATCGGTCAGAACGGGAACCATGGCGTCCGAGTGGTCAGTCGCTGCTTGTGGGACCCCTTGCTGGACGACTTTGCGGTTGCCACATTCCAGAATGCCTCCCTCTTCGTTCTGGCAATAGTTCATGGGGTTTATCGTGAGTGA
- the cacybp gene encoding calcyclin-binding protein, with amino-acid sequence MDLNEQINQLEADLLEISNLLEKAERERIQDVLKQEKKKVEREISAKRLQKEQQAKREDPTSSSKAYTVKINNYGWDQSDKFVKIYITLKGVHNVAPENVNVSFTERSFVALVKDLDGKNHQMTMNNLLCPIDVQESSKKVKTDMVLVMCKKKTAKKWDCLTQVEKKTKEKEKPNTEENADPSDGLMSMLKKIYSDGDDEMKRTINKAWSESQEKKAKGEEVPDF; translated from the exons ATGGACCTCAATGAACAG ATTAACCAGCTGGAGGCCGACCTGCTGGAGATCTCAAATCTGCtggaaaaggcagagagagaacgtATTCAGGATGTGTTaaaacaagaaaagaaaaaagtggAAAGGGAGATTTCAGCGAAGAGATTGCAGAAGGAGCAGCAAGCCAAGCGAGAGGACCCAACGTCTTCCTCAAAAGCTTACACTGTCAAGATCAATAACTATG GATGGGACCAGTCAGATAAGTTTGTCAAGATCTACATCACACTCAAAGGAGTTCACAATGTAGCACCTGAGAATGTGAACGTCAGCTTCACTGAGAG GTCTTTTGTTGCATTGGTAAAAGACCTTGATGGAAAGAATCACCAGATGACTATGAATAATCTTCTGTGCCCCATAGATGTTCAGGAGAGCTCTAAAAAG GTGAAAACAGACATGGTCCTGGTCATGTGTAAGAAGAAGACGGCCAAGAAATGGGATTGTCTGACGCAGGTGgagaagaaaacaaaagaaaaaga GAAGCCAAATACCGAAGAGAATGCAGATCCAAGTGATGGGTTGATGTCCATGTTAAAGAAGATCTActctgatggtgatgatgagatGAAGCGCACCATCAACAAAGCCTGGTCGGAGTCCCAGGAGAAGAAGGCTAAAGGAGAGGAGGTGCCGGACTTCTAA
- the plk3 gene encoding serine/threonine-protein kinase PLK3, producing the protein MDTACFTASHRISCPTMNPDLFKQFPERGQILPNSAKTTNNRTKSEQIKPELAQVITDSKTGKSYSKGKLLGKGGFARCYEMTDLANNKMYAVKVIPQSRVSKPHQRDKITNEIELHKTLSHKHVVKFSHHFEDQDNIYIFLELCSRKSLAHIWKARHTLTDPEVRYYLRQIISGLKYLHNRGILHRDLKLGNFFVNENMDLRLGDFGLAAKLETVEQRKKTICGTPNYLAPEVLNRQGHGTESDVWSLGCVMYTLMCGNPPFETLDLKETYKCIKEVRYNIPSTLSPAAQKLISSVLQKNPSDRLTLDQILNHEFFSKGFTPDKLPASSCVMVPELHPPSPAKKFFTKMAKSFFGKKKAKVEKIPCEEKDDISKLVSGIVKCSISRQMSYKTVGANEVTSPTGQLVSSGPMDTPAEEESRKSISRSFKGTVASSTEPCEDVLTPAAVADSAMKVLNSCLSSMPAGTRNPPCLSRSKPFVWVTKWVDYSNKYGFGYQLSNRNIGVLFNDGTHLSLCDDRKTVHYCLTNNKHFTFQASALPEQLRCQKQIVELMANYMEQNLMEGGDLLCEDQPPATPLLLQWVKTDHALVMLFNNGTLQVNFYTDHTKIILCKSPSDSAWLLTYISRERVSSTYLLSMLTELGCSAELRHRMRYVVQLLQHHADA; encoded by the exons ATGGATACCGCTTGTTTCACAGCCTCTCATCGCATTTCATGTCCAACCATGAATCCGGATTTATTTAAACAGTTTCCAGAGCGTGGGCAAATTCTGCCCAATTCCGCCAAAACGACCAACAACAGGACTAAATCGGAACAAATTAAACCAGAACTCGCCCAGGTGATCACAGATTCGAAGACTGGGAAATCCTACAGCAAAGGAAAGCTATTGGGAAAG GGTGGATTTGCACGATGCTACGAAATGACAGACCTTGCCAACAACAAAATGTATGCTGTGAAGGTGATTCCACAGAGCAGAGTGTCCAAGCCTCACCAGAGAGACAAG ATTACCAATGAAATCGAGCTCCACAAAACCCTTTCACATAAGCATGTGGTGAAGTTCTCCCATCATTTTGAGGATCAAGACAACATCTACATCTTTTTAGAGCTCTGTAGTAGAAAG TCTCTGGCACACATTTGGAAGGCAAGACACACACTGACCGATCCAGAAGTGCGGTACTATTTACGGCAGATCATATCTGGCCTGAAATACCTTCACAACAGAGGCATCCTCCACAGGGACCTCAAACTAG GCAATTTTTTTGTGAACGAGAACATGGATTTAAGATTGGGAGACTTTGGCCTTGCAGCAAAGCTGGAGACTGTCGAGCAGAGGAAAAA GACAATCTGTGGAACTCCTAACTACCTTGCCCCCGAGGTTTTGAACCGACAGGGCCACGGGACAGAGTCTGACGTCTGGTCTCTAGGCTGCGTCAT GTACACTTTGATGTGCGGCAACCCTCCATTTGAGACTTTGGATCTGAAGGAAACGTACAAGTGTATCAAGGAAGTGAGATACaacatcccctccaccctctctcctgccgCCCAAAAGCTCATATCAAGCGTCCTGCAGAAGAATCCAAGTGACCGTCTCACACTTGACCAGATTCTAAATCACGAGTTCTTCAGCAAG GGCTTCACACCAGATAAACTTCCTGCCAGCAGTTGTGTGATGGTGCCAGAGCTCcatcctcccagccctgccaaGAAGTTCTTCACCAAGATGGCCAAGAGCTTCTTTGGCAAAAAGAAGGCCAAAG TGGAGAAGATTCCATGCGAGGAGAAGGATGACATTTCCAAACTGGTGTCTGGTATCGTGAAGTGTTCCATCAGTCGTCAGATGAGCTATAAAACTGTCGGAGCCAACGAG GTGACGTCCCCAACAGGACAGCTGGTCAGCTCTGGACCAATGGACACTCCGGCTGAGGAAGAATCGAGGAAGTCAATATCCCGCTCCTTCAAAGGCACTGTGGCCAGTAGCACTGAAC CGTGTGAAGACGTTCTGACTCCTGCAGCGGTTGCTGACTCGGCCATGAAGGTCCTGAAcagctgtctgtcctccatgccTGCAG gaacCAGAaatcctccttgtctctccaggTCTAAGCCCTTTGTCTGGGTCACAAAATGGGTGGACTATTCCAACAAATACGGCTTTGGCTACCAGCTGTCTAATCGCAACATCGGCGTGCTTTTTAACGATGGTACCCACCTTAGTCTGTGTGATGACCGCAA GACGGTGCACTACTGCCTGACCAACAACAAACACTTCACCTTCCAAGCCAGCGCCCTCCCTGAGCAGCTGCGCTGTCAAAAGCAGATTGTGGAGCTCATGGCTAACTACATGGAACAGAACCTCATGGAG GGTGGAGACCTCCTCTGTGAGGACCAGCCTCCAGCCACTCCTCTGCTACTGCAGTGGGTGAAGACCGACCACGCTCTGGTGATGCTCTTCAACAACGGGACCCTGCAG GTGAACTTCTATACGGACCACACCAAGATTATCCTGTGCAAGTCTCCATCTGACTCAGCCTGGCTGCTCACCTACATTAGCCGAGAGCGTGTGTCTTCCACCTACCTTCTGAGCATGCTCACAGAGCTGGGCTGCTCGGCTGAACTGAGGCACCGCATGCGCTACGTCGTGCAGCTTCTCCAGCACCACGCTGACGCCTGA